TTTAAGGATACGattaaaaatcaaaccaaaccctGAACAGTTAGTTGCAGAGTAACTTTAATGCAGTCCAGAGTGTTGAAGCAGAACACTTGAGATCTATTTTTCTAACTGCAGGCAGTTGATTTCTGCTTGCTGGGAGACATCTGGGAGCCATATGGTAGCACACGGAAGTGGGGTTTACTGGAGAAAATAACCTTATTGCCTTTAATTGGGGGGCCCGCTGAGAATGAATTACTCTGCAAAAACAAGCCCTCAGTGTTTGCTGGAGAGCCCCTGGCAATCCTAAGGGGGCTGCTATCTTCATTTGGCCTTGACGACTCTTCGGTTGTCCCAGTAAAACCTGCTTCCTGAGACTCAACGCTTGGCTTTCGTCCTGGTGTGTggcccctgctgctcctgctgctgcccattcCCTGTCtgcattcctcagatgttccttGGGACCCAGCCTTCCTCAGCTTGTCTTGCTCAACTAGCATCTTGACCGTCGGAGACATGAGAGTGATGTAGGCTGGCCACTGGCGGCAGCGGCAGATCAAAGGGCTGAGGAGGCCAATATTTGCCGAGAACATCCTCTGTTCTGGAACCCAAGAGATAAGGACAAGTTCAGAATGCAGCAAGCACAGCCAGTTACCTTCTGCTTTGCTTTGACTGCCTCGGAGGCAGCAGAGAAAGGCCTGAATTCCCCACAGCACTCACAGAGGTGCAAGGAGGAAAGGCTGGGTTTCCAGTACGGAAAGAAATCAGTGTGTTCATCTGCAATGCCCACACCTGCCAGAGCTCAGAGCCCACCACTCTGAAGAAACCAGTCGGAGTGGGCAGAGCTTGGCAGGCAAACAGTGCAATGCCCAGCACCTACTCTGCTGCAAGATTCCCATTGCTGGTGCTGCCATCGCTACCTGAGTTGCAGCAGGGTTGACCCTCGCCAGATAACAGCTCCCATGTAGGGCATGGAAGGTTTATCCTTTGCACCTTTGCTGAGCCAGATTCATGTCTCAGTGGGAGCAACAGAAGGCACAAGATCTGCCAAAGCTGCCCAACATGAAGGGAGAGTGCTCCTACCTGCACCCCTGGGGGTGAGGGGCGTAAGTTCCCCTTCATCATGGCGAGTTAGCTCTGCCAAGGCCCTACCTCTTCCCCACTCTCTTTGGTTTGTCCCGCAACCTACCAGGCAGTATCAGAGAGCTGGACATGCACTCAGGAGAGCAGAAGGACTGCAGCGGTGCTCTAGGAAATAATCAAGCGGCTGGAGCCTATCACCTCTTGCTCAATTATGTTAAAAAGAAGCTACCTATCTAAGGCACTTATCACTCTACCATCTAAGCAGCGTGacctaatggatagagcactgcactgggtctcagaagacctggattctatttctggctctgccactggctttctaggtgactttgggcaagtcactgcccagctctttgcctctgtttccccttctgtaaaatggggataatgacactgacctcatTTGTAAggctctttgagatctactgatgacaagtgctatgtaagagctaggtattattgttcACTGAAGGCATGGGTTGTTCTCCGTATTCCAAACAGCATTCTCTTGAGGGCAATATGGAACTGAGGTCAAGTTGGAACCCT
This portion of the Dermochelys coriacea isolate rDerCor1 chromosome 14, rDerCor1.pri.v4, whole genome shotgun sequence genome encodes:
- the LOC119842872 gene encoding CMT1A duplicated region transcript 4 protein homolog — protein: MVTTVAKEILEPSQRDEFNYLTKMEMATACTFKNSMKEQRMFSANIGLLSPLICRCRQWPAYITLMSPTVKMLVEQDKLRKAGSQGTSEECRQGMGSSRSSRGHTPGRKPSVESQEAGFTGTTEESSRPNEDSSPLRIARGSPANTEGLFLQSNSFSAGPPIKGNKVIFSSKPHFRVLPYGSQMSPSKQKSTACS